In one Arenibacter antarcticus genomic region, the following are encoded:
- a CDS encoding DEAD/DEAH box helicase family protein: protein MNEAQTRKELIDKQLQEAGWNINDQTQVISEFDIKVDLPDGVSEPLTQYQGRQFSDYVLLGKNGKPLAVVEAKKASVDANIGKEQAKQYCHYIQKEHGGELPFCFYTNGHEIFYWDLGNYPPKKVIGFPTRDDLERYEYIRRNRKPLASELINIDIAGRDYQIQAIRSVMESIEKKKSKFLLVMATGTGKTRTCIALLDSLMRAGWAERVLFLVDRIALRNQALDAFKEHLPNEPRWPKVGEKSIAKDRRIYVTTYPTMLNIIRDEEYSLSPHFFDLIVVDESHRSIYNTYQEVLDYFNTLTLGLTATPTDVIDHNTFKLFECEDGLPTFAYSYEEAVNNIPPYLNSFQVMKIQTKFQEEGISKRTISLEDQKQLILEGKEVAEINFEGTDLEKSVTNKGTNVTIVKEFMEECIKDPNGVLPGKTIFFCSTKAHARRIEQIFNSLYPEYHGELAKVMVSDDPRVYGKGGLLHQFTHNDMPRVAVSVDMLDTGIDVRELVNLVFAKPVYSYTKFWQMIGRGTRLLEPTKIKPWCPEKDVFLIMDCWDNFEYFKLNPKGKELKAQIPLPVRFVGFRIDKIEKALDKSREEIANKETELLRTQINELPKKSVVIQDAKPDLAKVEDDTFWNHLTHEKIEFLRHTIKPLFRTISQSDFKAMRFKKDVLETSLAHLSDETEKFDTLKENIINQVSELPLSVNIVARHTSFIKQVLSNHYWSVIEDSGFDELSETISPLIKFREQQITTDGPAKLNLSDVIKTKEMVEFGPQNEAVSISKYREMVEAKVAELTQRNPILQKIQAGEAITEEETNLLVEELHNEDPHITESLLRKVYKHQKAKFIQFIKHILGIEILESFDDQVSKAVQQFIQEHTQLTTRQIEFLNLMRDYIIERGNIEKRDLIQAPFTIIHPKGVRGIFSPMEIKELLTLTEKFAA from the coding sequence ATGAATGAGGCTCAAACTAGAAAAGAATTAATTGATAAACAGCTTCAAGAAGCTGGATGGAATATAAACGACCAAACTCAGGTCATTTCAGAATTTGATATAAAAGTAGATCTGCCTGATGGAGTTAGTGAGCCTCTTACACAATATCAAGGACGTCAATTCTCCGATTACGTTTTACTCGGAAAAAATGGGAAACCACTTGCCGTAGTTGAAGCTAAAAAAGCCAGTGTTGACGCAAACATTGGAAAGGAACAGGCTAAACAATATTGTCACTACATCCAAAAGGAACATGGCGGTGAACTTCCGTTTTGTTTTTATACAAATGGACATGAGATTTTCTATTGGGATCTTGGTAATTATCCACCTAAAAAAGTAATTGGTTTCCCGACAAGAGATGATCTTGAACGCTATGAATATATCCGTAGAAATAGAAAACCACTTGCCTCAGAATTAATAAATATTGATATAGCAGGAAGAGATTATCAAATTCAGGCAATCCGTTCCGTAATGGAGTCTATCGAAAAGAAAAAAAGTAAATTTCTTTTGGTAATGGCTACAGGTACTGGAAAAACTCGAACATGTATAGCACTTTTAGATAGTTTAATGAGAGCTGGATGGGCTGAAAGAGTTTTGTTTCTTGTTGATAGGATTGCTCTTAGAAACCAAGCATTAGACGCATTCAAAGAACATTTACCAAATGAACCAAGATGGCCAAAAGTTGGTGAAAAATCCATTGCTAAGGATAGACGAATTTATGTCACTACTTATCCTACAATGCTCAATATCATAAGGGATGAAGAATACAGTTTGTCTCCTCACTTTTTTGATTTAATTGTTGTAGACGAAAGTCATCGATCAATCTATAATACCTACCAAGAGGTCTTAGATTACTTCAATACTCTTACTCTCGGCTTAACTGCAACACCAACTGACGTAATTGATCATAATACCTTCAAACTATTTGAGTGCGAAGACGGACTTCCAACCTTTGCTTATTCCTATGAAGAGGCAGTAAACAACATCCCTCCTTATCTGAATAGTTTTCAAGTAATGAAGATTCAAACCAAATTTCAAGAAGAAGGCATAAGCAAACGCACAATCAGTTTAGAAGATCAAAAGCAATTGATCCTTGAGGGTAAAGAAGTTGCTGAAATTAATTTTGAAGGAACTGACTTGGAGAAGTCTGTAACTAATAAGGGAACTAATGTCACTATTGTAAAGGAGTTTATGGAGGAATGTATCAAAGACCCAAATGGTGTACTTCCTGGCAAAACAATTTTCTTCTGTTCTACAAAAGCACACGCAAGAAGGATTGAACAAATTTTCAACTCTCTATATCCTGAATATCATGGGGAACTAGCCAAAGTGATGGTTTCTGATGATCCTAGAGTTTATGGAAAAGGTGGCCTTTTACATCAATTCACACATAATGATATGCCACGTGTTGCTGTTAGTGTAGATATGCTTGATACCGGAATTGACGTAAGAGAATTAGTGAACCTAGTTTTTGCTAAACCCGTATATTCATACACTAAGTTTTGGCAAATGATTGGTCGTGGAACACGACTATTAGAACCAACCAAGATAAAACCTTGGTGTCCCGAAAAAGATGTATTTCTCATCATGGACTGTTGGGACAACTTTGAATATTTCAAACTGAACCCAAAAGGCAAAGAACTAAAAGCTCAAATTCCTTTACCAGTCAGGTTTGTAGGTTTTAGAATTGATAAAATCGAAAAGGCTTTGGATAAAAGCCGAGAAGAAATCGCGAACAAAGAGACCGAACTACTTAGAACACAAATTAATGAGTTACCTAAAAAATCTGTAGTTATTCAAGATGCTAAACCTGATTTAGCCAAAGTAGAAGATGATACTTTTTGGAATCATTTGACACATGAAAAAATTGAATTTCTAAGACATACGATTAAGCCATTGTTTAGGACTATTTCTCAATCTGATTTTAAAGCGATGAGATTCAAGAAAGATGTTCTAGAAACTTCGCTTGCTCATTTGTCTGACGAAACTGAGAAATTTGATACCCTGAAAGAGAACATAATTAATCAGGTGAGCGAACTTCCTTTATCAGTCAATATTGTGGCAAGACATACTTCCTTCATCAAACAAGTTTTATCGAACCATTATTGGTCTGTTATTGAAGATTCTGGTTTTGATGAATTGTCAGAGACCATTTCACCATTGATAAAATTCAGAGAGCAACAGATTACTACTGATGGCCCAGCCAAATTGAACCTTTCTGATGTGATTAAAACAAAAGAAATGGTGGAATTTGGTCCTCAAAATGAAGCCGTCAGCATTTCAAAATATCGTGAAATGGTGGAAGCTAAAGTTGCAGAATTGACTCAACGAAACCCAATTCTTCAAAAAATTCAGGCTGGTGAAGCAATAACAGAAGAGGAAACAAATCTATTGGTGGAGGAGCTTCATAATGAAGACCCTCACATTACTGAATCATTGCTGCGCAAAGTCTATAAGCATCAGAAAGCGAAATTCATTCAGTTCATTAAACACATTTTGGGCATAGAAATACTTGAAAGTTTTGATGACCAAGTAAGTAAGGCTGTACAACAATTTATTCAGGAACATACGCAATTAACTACTCGCCAAATCGAGTTTTTAAACTTGATGCGTGACTATATAATCGAAAGAGGGAATATTGAGAAGAGAGACTTGATACAAGCTCCTTTCACCATTATACATCCAAAAGGCGTGAGAGGAATATTCTCACCTATGGAAATCAAAGAGCTATTAACATTAACAGAAAAATTCGCAGCATAA
- a CDS encoding helix-turn-helix domain-containing protein codes for MNRIKEVLEEKGIKQTWLSEKLGKSYNMVNGYVQNRQQPRLEILNEIAKILDVDIKDLIVSNKS; via the coding sequence ATGAACCGAATAAAGGAAGTACTCGAAGAGAAAGGGATTAAGCAGACTTGGTTGTCAGAAAAACTAGGAAAGAGTTATAACATGGTAAACGGCTATGTTCAAAACAGACAACAACCTCGCTTGGAAATACTGAATGAGATTGCAAAGATCTTAGATGTCGATATAAAGGACTTGATAGTCTCAAATAAGAGTTAA
- a CDS encoding sulfatase: MKIFTKLFHIGMGIIFYSLSTFGYSQSSNLSKPNVIVIMTDDQGSIDLNSYGATDLYTPNMDRLAKEGVRFTQFYAGAPVCSPSRAALLTGKTNLRAGLPNNVPIPESAERTGSYGLPTNQITMAEMLKDNGYYTALIGKWHLGHREENLPNGQGFDYFFGHQRGCIDNYSHTFYWDGPNKHDLFRNSKEVFYDGSHFTDLMTEEVKQVINHKKNEPFFIYWAFNAPHYPYQGTTKWLDYYKDFPTPRKEYAAFVSKTDESIGVVLDYLEQQGMAENTIVIFQSDHGHSLEERAFWGGGNAGPYRGSKFSLFEGGIRVPAIIRYPGVVPSDQKRDQLVMQMDWFSTIAELTNSKVTEKVDGKSLMPIILDDNKESLHDEVHWQFGSYDDNTAQWAVRKGPWKLIGNVNEPSGKGKKIELDKLFLVNLDEDITEKNNLAKSNPKKLNELLQLHKSWLKSVRLEMNQ; encoded by the coding sequence ATGAAAATATTCACCAAATTATTTCATATTGGTATGGGAATTATATTTTATTCCCTAAGTACGTTTGGGTATTCACAGTCTTCGAATTTAAGTAAACCTAATGTCATAGTTATTATGACAGATGACCAAGGCTCCATAGATCTTAACAGTTATGGTGCTACGGATTTGTATACTCCAAATATGGATAGACTCGCAAAAGAAGGAGTCAGATTTACCCAGTTCTATGCTGGAGCACCAGTTTGTTCACCTTCACGTGCTGCCCTTTTAACGGGTAAGACCAATTTACGTGCCGGTCTTCCAAACAATGTACCTATACCTGAGAGTGCAGAAAGGACTGGTAGTTATGGATTGCCAACGAACCAGATCACTATGGCCGAAATGCTAAAGGATAATGGGTATTACACAGCTTTAATCGGAAAATGGCATTTAGGTCATCGCGAAGAGAATTTACCCAACGGCCAAGGATTTGATTATTTCTTCGGGCATCAACGTGGTTGTATTGATAACTATTCACATACTTTTTATTGGGATGGACCCAATAAACATGATCTTTTTAGAAATTCCAAGGAAGTTTTTTATGATGGTTCTCATTTTACCGATTTAATGACCGAAGAAGTAAAGCAAGTAATCAATCACAAGAAAAATGAGCCATTCTTCATTTACTGGGCATTTAATGCCCCACATTATCCTTATCAAGGAACCACAAAATGGCTCGACTATTACAAAGACTTTCCTACCCCAAGAAAGGAGTATGCAGCATTTGTTTCCAAGACTGACGAGTCAATAGGAGTTGTATTGGATTATCTGGAACAACAAGGGATGGCGGAAAACACTATAGTAATCTTTCAATCAGATCATGGACATTCGTTAGAGGAGCGTGCATTTTGGGGAGGAGGAAATGCAGGTCCCTATCGCGGCAGCAAATTCAGTTTGTTTGAAGGAGGAATCCGTGTTCCAGCTATTATTCGATATCCTGGGGTAGTTCCTTCCGATCAGAAGCGTGACCAACTTGTAATGCAGATGGATTGGTTTAGCACTATTGCAGAACTCACCAATTCCAAAGTAACCGAAAAAGTCGATGGAAAAAGTCTAATGCCTATTATTTTGGATGATAATAAAGAATCTTTGCATGACGAAGTACACTGGCAATTTGGGAGTTACGATGATAACACAGCTCAATGGGCAGTTCGAAAGGGGCCTTGGAAACTTATTGGAAACGTTAATGAACCCTCAGGAAAAGGAAAAAAAATCGAATTAGATAAGTTATTCCTGGTCAATTTGGATGAGGACATCACAGAAAAAAATAATCTAGCAAAATCCAATCCAAAGAAATTAAACGAACTATTACAATTACATAAATCTTGGTTAAAATCGGTTCGATTAGAGATGAATCAATAA
- a CDS encoding RagB/SusD family nutrient uptake outer membrane protein: MKKNIYIIIILSLNMVSYSCSEDLLNLEPADQSSVETFWTSEVNAESALTGCYETLLGPYRGEGSWLLKLEDLTPNAFEIDDGSGASSIAKGNNNPTLPLVNSRYRISYEGIGRTNTLLDNIDLVPMNEELKKRFKAEARFLRAFYYLNLIEYYGGVPLILETPNNNTQGQLPRNTKAEVLEVIYNDLDVAAADLPISYPSTDKGRITKGAALALKARTALYNEDWDKALSAAQAVIDLNIYDLFPDYRGLFLLENEGNNEVIFDVQFQFPEVTNNYHELFQQGNVLKDLYDAYLMTDGEPITTSPLFDQASPNANRDPRLSQTLITIGSMFNGELVTGDELFADLTGYAFKKYTYYVDDVKRTAPQPNQSEINPILIRYAEVLLTIAEAENELNGPTDRAYEAINNVRNRISVAMPNVIPGLSKEEFRNILRLERRIEFAGEGLYYKDIIRWKTAETVLNADGLDKDGNVIEKRSFNATRDYLWPLPDRDILLNTNLEQNPGY, from the coding sequence ATGAAAAAAAACATATATATAATCATTATTCTCAGTCTGAATATGGTATCTTATAGTTGTTCTGAAGATCTACTGAACTTAGAACCAGCGGACCAAAGTAGTGTAGAAACTTTTTGGACTTCAGAAGTCAATGCGGAATCTGCCCTTACCGGTTGCTACGAAACATTGTTAGGCCCTTATAGAGGAGAAGGGTCATGGTTACTAAAGCTTGAGGACCTAACACCAAATGCATTTGAGATCGATGACGGAAGCGGAGCCTCTTCAATCGCAAAAGGCAACAATAATCCTACGCTACCACTTGTAAATTCTCGTTACAGAATTTCATATGAAGGTATCGGAAGAACTAATACGTTACTGGATAATATAGATTTGGTTCCAATGAACGAGGAACTGAAGAAGCGTTTTAAAGCTGAAGCGCGATTTTTGAGGGCTTTTTATTATCTTAATTTAATAGAGTATTATGGTGGGGTACCTTTAATATTAGAAACTCCTAATAATAATACCCAGGGTCAATTACCCCGTAATACCAAGGCAGAAGTCTTAGAGGTAATTTATAATGATCTTGATGTTGCCGCTGCGGATTTACCTATTTCATATCCTAGTACCGATAAAGGACGTATTACAAAGGGCGCAGCTTTAGCCTTGAAAGCTAGGACTGCACTATATAATGAGGACTGGGATAAAGCACTCTCCGCTGCACAAGCTGTTATAGATTTAAACATATACGACCTTTTCCCGGATTATCGCGGCTTATTTCTTCTAGAAAATGAAGGTAATAATGAAGTGATTTTCGATGTACAGTTCCAATTTCCTGAAGTAACAAATAACTACCATGAATTGTTCCAACAAGGAAATGTGTTGAAGGATTTATACGACGCGTATTTGATGACCGATGGAGAACCGATTACCACTTCACCTTTATTTGACCAAGCGAGTCCAAATGCAAATAGAGACCCACGACTATCCCAGACATTAATTACAATAGGATCAATGTTCAATGGAGAATTAGTGACTGGAGATGAATTATTTGCTGATTTGACGGGATATGCTTTTAAAAAGTATACTTATTATGTTGATGATGTTAAAAGGACAGCACCTCAGCCTAATCAGTCTGAAATAAATCCTATCCTTATTCGATATGCTGAAGTATTACTAACTATTGCCGAAGCGGAAAACGAATTAAATGGACCAACCGATCGAGCTTATGAAGCCATTAACAATGTTAGGAATCGAATATCTGTAGCTATGCCAAATGTTATACCAGGGCTAAGCAAGGAAGAGTTTCGCAATATTCTCCGTTTAGAAAGAAGAATTGAATTTGCAGGTGAAGGTCTATATTACAAAGACATTATCAGATGGAAAACAGCAGAAACCGTTTTGAATGCAGATGGTTTGGATAAAGATGGAAATGTAATTGAAAAACGAAGTTTTAATGCCACAAGGGATTACTTGTGGCCTTTACCAGATCGGGATATTTTGTTAAATACAAACTTGGAACAAAATCCAGGCTATTAA
- a CDS encoding TonB-dependent receptor, translating into MKKLIIFGCSFMLTPKFDLKMKLTAFFLFVFMLQINATTYSQNTRISLEMNDVKLSEVLSRIETISEFKFFVDTQKIDVKITVDIKADRERISDILDKLFTGTNITYEVRKKQILLKKPDVVPTKLKTTNYDQSYIQIQELQQNVMGTVMDNEGIPLSGANILEKGTTNGTQADFDGNFSIDLKDNNAILVVSYVGFATKEIDVMQQTNLNIILEESSAGLDEVVVVGFGTQKKLNLTGAVSSIGSEDLENRPITSASQALQGMQGVYINQVGGQPGNDAATIRVRGVGTLNDNNPLILVNGIEFSMNDLNPNDIESITVLKDAASAAIYGSRAANGVVLVTTKKGSQKSEITYSSSVGIQEVISLPRVIKDPIRWMELYSQAQLNFGTSENALVFPQSLIDEYSTGMQTDPYTYPSNDWHDIMFDPALMHEHNLRFTGGSDKTSFSLSLGLLDQNGVLRSTDSERYTANLNVSSVMNKSITIGGTFNVSHKTRNEPVVGITEIMEMIFKAQSYHPAKLEDGNYGMNFFDIPGHRRFRNPLALADEGDSNIRGLKLFLNTYAEIKLPFNIDYKLNLGYTNDAQRRKIFTPRIVLYDAKTKEPTQIQAGGNPFVTFQGQERGVDQRDDESQNLTVVNTLNWNKAFSDDTDLSILLGNSYEKFDRSFFTASNEGYLSNNLYELNAGSTNPVVSGTSTESTLISYFGRANYVLDSKYLFEANFRYDGSSKFAKGNKWGFFPSVSAGWRLNEEQFLKDVDWLGQLKVRTSWGQLGNERIGLFRYLDLIAPGQDYIFGGNINPGTAVLVDNDDEISWETTTISNFGIDATFLGGKFSTSIEYFNKTTKDVLRPVGIPSQVGSLGGPIRNIGSIENKGVEIALGHRNILGDFRYDVSGNFTYITNKVVDLNGEIILEDLSSDGRGPFNITEEGKPINQFYLYQADGLFQSQEEIDSHAFQGADTQPGYIKFKDLDNNGVIDQNDRVADGNTIPKYTYSFNIKLAYKNLSLNTFWQGVGDVQTYNKHVTGVPFWFGTALPVGWANDSWTPDNRDAGFPIITRYQDTQNTLFRDSNYWLLDASYLRLKNIQLTYDFKQELLTKIGLNKLSIFCNAQNLLTFTSLKDFDPETELLGNNFYNYPSTKIYTLGFNLSF; encoded by the coding sequence ATGAAAAAACTGATTATATTCGGGTGTTCCTTTATGCTCACTCCAAAATTTGATCTTAAAATGAAGCTGACTGCATTTTTCCTTTTCGTTTTTATGTTGCAGATCAATGCCACCACCTATTCACAAAATACTAGGATATCTCTTGAAATGAACGATGTAAAGCTAAGTGAAGTCCTTAGCCGAATTGAAACCATTTCAGAATTTAAATTTTTTGTTGACACACAGAAAATAGATGTGAAAATAACAGTAGATATAAAAGCGGATAGAGAAAGAATTTCTGATATTCTCGATAAACTTTTTACTGGAACAAATATTACCTATGAGGTTCGTAAAAAGCAAATTTTATTAAAAAAACCAGATGTTGTTCCCACTAAATTAAAAACTACCAATTACGATCAAAGTTATATTCAAATTCAAGAATTGCAACAGAATGTAATGGGAACAGTAATGGATAATGAAGGAATACCATTGTCAGGTGCTAACATTTTAGAAAAAGGGACTACCAATGGTACACAAGCAGATTTTGATGGCAATTTTTCTATAGATTTAAAAGACAACAATGCGATTTTAGTAGTTTCGTATGTCGGTTTTGCTACCAAAGAGATTGATGTAATGCAACAGACCAATCTTAATATAATTCTAGAGGAAAGTTCCGCAGGGCTTGACGAGGTGGTGGTGGTAGGTTTTGGAACTCAAAAGAAATTGAACCTAACCGGTGCTGTTTCCAGTATTGGAAGTGAAGATTTAGAGAATAGGCCAATTACCAGTGCTAGTCAGGCACTTCAGGGAATGCAAGGTGTATATATAAATCAAGTCGGAGGTCAACCAGGAAACGATGCTGCAACTATTAGGGTAAGAGGAGTTGGCACATTGAACGATAATAATCCTCTAATTTTGGTGAATGGAATTGAATTCTCTATGAACGATTTAAATCCTAATGACATTGAAAGTATTACTGTTTTAAAAGATGCTGCTTCTGCTGCAATTTATGGCTCACGTGCGGCTAACGGAGTGGTATTGGTAACAACTAAGAAGGGATCCCAAAAATCTGAAATAACCTATAGCTCATCGGTCGGTATCCAAGAGGTAATCTCTTTACCAAGGGTCATAAAAGATCCTATTAGGTGGATGGAATTATATTCCCAAGCACAATTAAACTTTGGTACCAGCGAGAACGCACTGGTTTTTCCGCAAAGTTTAATTGACGAATATAGTACCGGCATGCAAACTGATCCCTATACCTATCCGAGTAATGATTGGCATGATATAATGTTCGATCCAGCATTGATGCATGAGCATAATTTAAGATTCACCGGTGGGAGTGACAAAACTTCCTTTTCCCTGTCCTTGGGCCTCCTTGATCAAAATGGGGTTTTGAGGAGCACCGATTCGGAAAGGTATACAGCAAACCTTAATGTTAGTTCGGTTATGAACAAAAGCATAACAATTGGAGGGACTTTTAATGTTTCACATAAAACTAGAAACGAGCCTGTTGTGGGAATAACGGAAATCATGGAAATGATTTTTAAAGCTCAATCTTATCACCCAGCAAAATTAGAAGATGGAAATTACGGAATGAATTTTTTTGATATCCCTGGACATCGAAGATTTCGAAATCCTCTGGCACTTGCAGATGAAGGTGATAGTAATATAAGGGGCCTTAAATTGTTTTTAAATACCTATGCTGAAATTAAGCTTCCGTTTAATATAGATTATAAACTTAATCTAGGTTACACAAATGATGCTCAACGAAGAAAAATTTTCACTCCCCGTATTGTATTGTACGACGCTAAAACAAAAGAGCCTACGCAAATTCAGGCTGGAGGAAATCCTTTCGTAACCTTTCAAGGACAAGAAAGAGGAGTTGACCAAAGAGATGATGAATCTCAAAATTTGACTGTGGTTAACACTTTAAATTGGAACAAAGCATTCAGCGATGATACGGATTTATCCATCTTACTAGGAAATAGCTATGAGAAATTCGATCGGAGTTTTTTTACCGCAAGTAATGAAGGGTACCTTAGCAATAATTTATATGAGCTGAATGCGGGTAGCACCAATCCTGTTGTATCCGGGACTTCAACCGAATCTACCCTAATATCTTACTTTGGACGTGCCAATTACGTATTGGATAGTAAATATCTATTTGAGGCGAATTTTCGCTACGATGGATCCTCTAAGTTCGCCAAAGGCAACAAATGGGGCTTTTTCCCATCAGTTTCAGCAGGATGGAGATTAAACGAAGAACAATTCCTTAAAGATGTTGATTGGTTGGGCCAACTAAAGGTTAGGACTTCTTGGGGGCAATTAGGGAATGAACGAATAGGCTTATTTCGTTATTTGGATTTAATAGCGCCCGGCCAGGATTATATCTTCGGAGGTAATATTAACCCTGGTACAGCAGTTCTTGTAGATAATGATGACGAGATTTCTTGGGAAACTACTACAATCTCCAATTTCGGGATAGATGCCACTTTTTTAGGTGGGAAATTCTCTACCAGTATTGAGTACTTCAATAAAACCACTAAGGACGTCTTACGACCCGTTGGGATTCCTTCTCAGGTAGGTTCTCTAGGTGGTCCAATTAGAAATATAGGTTCAATTGAAAATAAAGGTGTGGAAATAGCATTGGGACATCGAAATATTCTTGGTGATTTCAGATATGATGTTTCTGGTAATTTTACCTATATTACCAACAAGGTTGTGGATTTAAATGGTGAGATAATACTCGAAGATTTATCGTCGGATGGTAGGGGGCCTTTTAATATCACAGAAGAAGGGAAACCGATTAATCAGTTTTATCTTTATCAGGCCGATGGTTTGTTTCAATCTCAAGAGGAAATTGACTCCCATGCCTTTCAAGGTGCGGATACTCAACCAGGTTATATTAAATTTAAAGATTTGGATAATAATGGTGTTATTGATCAAAATGACAGAGTAGCGGATGGTAATACCATACCAAAATACACCTATTCATTTAACATCAAATTAGCTTATAAAAATCTTTCTCTAAATACATTTTGGCAGGGGGTTGGAGATGTGCAAACATATAATAAACATGTAACGGGAGTACCTTTTTGGTTTGGAACCGCCTTGCCAGTGGGTTGGGCGAATGATTCTTGGACCCCGGACAATCGAGATGCAGGTTTTCCAATTATCACAAGATATCAAGATACGCAAAACACGCTTTTTAGAGATAGTAATTATTGGCTTCTTGATGCTTCTTACCTAAGGTTGAAAAACATACAACTTACCTATGATTTTAAGCAAGAATTGTTAACTAAGATTGGACTTAACAAGTTATCAATCTTCTGTAATGCACAGAACCTTCTTACGTTTACATCATTAAAGGATTTTGATCCTGAAACAGAATTGCTAGGTAATAATTTCTACAATTATCCATCTACGAAGATATACACCCTTGGATTCAATTTATCTTTCTAA
- a CDS encoding FecR family protein, translating into MKNSNLEHLIQDYLDGKVTEAKMYDYLKEYSSEEVKKNFTDFMEMDYLLSKKYLKTDPESAFEDFLNQIRKPSIPVKKPKRRAIPTYWKYAAIFLGLVGLGIGLTFLSRSNNGQETLIIANKEVNLQLGNGKLEIIKGTGSNNIMDSEGNIIAVQTGDKIKYNPVYHSEEIKYNELSVPYGKKFEVELSDGTIVYVNSGSVLRYPISFAAENFREVSLKGEAFFNVTENKELPFIVKTGAVNVRVLGTEFNVSAYSEDRQTSTVLVSGSVQLYDSISTEKNRINLHLVPGQRGTWSKERLDFNIDKVDTSLYISWLQGKLIFRDVPFKQIRKQLERRYNVTIINTNEDLDNNTFSANFEEESIEEILEILDRTYGIDYSMEENQIIIK; encoded by the coding sequence ATGAAGAATAGTAACTTAGAGCATCTTATTCAAGATTACTTGGATGGAAAAGTGACGGAGGCAAAGATGTATGACTATCTAAAGGAATATTCCTCGGAAGAAGTGAAAAAGAATTTTACGGATTTCATGGAAATGGATTATCTTTTATCCAAGAAATATTTAAAAACAGATCCAGAAAGTGCCTTCGAAGATTTTCTGAATCAAATTAGAAAACCGTCTATCCCTGTGAAAAAACCAAAAAGGCGAGCGATTCCAACATATTGGAAATATGCCGCCATTTTTTTAGGTTTAGTTGGATTAGGGATAGGGTTGACATTCTTATCAAGATCCAACAATGGGCAAGAAACCCTAATTATCGCTAATAAAGAAGTAAATCTACAATTAGGTAATGGTAAGCTAGAGATAATTAAAGGGACAGGTAGTAATAATATTATGGATTCTGAAGGGAATATTATCGCTGTGCAGACAGGGGATAAAATTAAATATAATCCAGTATACCATTCTGAAGAAATAAAATATAATGAACTAAGTGTCCCTTATGGAAAAAAGTTCGAAGTAGAACTGTCGGATGGCACTATAGTATACGTTAATTCTGGATCTGTTTTAAGATACCCTATAAGTTTTGCAGCCGAGAATTTTAGAGAGGTATCTCTAAAAGGAGAAGCCTTTTTTAACGTAACCGAGAATAAGGAGCTTCCATTTATAGTTAAAACAGGAGCTGTTAACGTAAGGGTGCTAGGCACAGAATTTAATGTTTCTGCATACAGCGAAGATAGACAAACTAGTACGGTCTTAGTTTCCGGAAGTGTACAGTTGTATGATTCCATATCCACAGAAAAGAACCGGATAAACTTACATCTTGTTCCCGGACAAAGAGGCACGTGGAGCAAGGAAAGACTGGATTTCAATATAGATAAGGTGGACACTTCCCTTTATATTTCTTGGTTGCAAGGCAAGCTCATTTTTAGGGACGTACCCTTTAAACAAATCCGTAAGCAATTGGAGCGACGTTACAATGTAACCATTATTAACACAAATGAAGATTTAGACAATAATACTTTCAGTGCAAATTTTGAGGAAGAAAGTATAGAAGAGATTCTGGAAATTCTAGATAGGACTTACGGAATAGATTATTCAATGGAAGAAAATCAAATAATTATAAAATAA